The Halanaerobiales bacterium genome segment ATCAGTTCTTGATAAATATAATAAGATTAGACAAAAAGTTCTTTTGACTGATGACACTGAAAAAACTAGATTATTTTATGAAACAAATGGATTTGAATCAGCTAATAAATTAAATCTTGTTTCATATGTAGCAATAAATAAAGGGTGATTATAATGGCTCTAGATGATTTACAACAGAAAAGGGTTAAGAAAATTTTAGATATTTTTTGTGAAAACCGCGTTCCAGAAAGAGTTAAAAATCAGATTAAATTGGATTACAATATCAGAGGCAACTATGTGACATTAATTGAAAAGCGCAGTCATTATAAGGATCCAAAAAAATGGACTAAACAGAAAATTGCTCAATTTAGATTTAATCCAGGAGATAATAAATGGTCTTTATATTGGTGGAGACATAACGGAAAGTGGTATAAATATAATGAAATTGAACCAAGTAATAATCTGCAAAAATTAGTAGATGAAGTAGATGAAGATCCAACATCGATTTTTTGGGGATAGACGTGGGTCAGCTTACTTCACATAACATGGGATTTACGCGAACGGCAACGCCGTAAATCCCAGGGACATTATATGAAATTTTGCCTAAATTAAAGCAAAAAAACAGTGACTATAAAGCAAGTCACTGTTAATGAAATCTAATTTCAAGTTTTTTACCAAGTGCATTAGCTACTTTATCAAGAAATTCAATGCTTGGGTTATAATCATCATTTTCTAGACGAGAAATTGCAGATTGTTTTGTTCCTATTTTTTCAGCTAATTCTTTTTGACTCAGATTATTTTCAATGCGATATTTAATAATTTGCTTTTTTATTTCATACATTACGTCAAGATCATTATATTCTTTCTTTACATCTGGATTTTGCATTAAAGTTTTTTTGACCTCATTGTGGTCCATATGATTCACCTCACTTTATTTTATTAAGTCGATTAAGTGCTTTATTTATTTCTCGTTGTGGAGTTTTATTAGATTTTTTCTTAAATCCGTGTAAGAGGATAAAAACACCATCTTTATAATTAAAGAAAAAGATTCTAAAAATATTAGAACTATGTTTTATTCGTAGCTCCTATAAATCATTATATCCTTTTAATTTTTTGTTATGTGGCATTCCTAAAAACAAACCAAATTCTTCAAGCAAATCAATTTCTCTTAAAATTTTTGCTTGTTCTTTAGGGGATTGCTGTTGAATAAAGTCAACAACCGGAGATTTATTATTTTTTACATAATATTTTACTTTATACATCATTAACTCACTCCAATTTTTATTGCAATAAAATTATATCACATATATGTTATAATATCAATTGTATAACTAATATAGATCAAAAAAGAAAATAGGGCAGGCAAAACTTCATATAACATAGGATTTCCGTGACGCCAAAGGCAGTGGCTACCCTACGGGATATGCTCTCTGTCACAAAGTTTGCAATGATTTATGTGAGTGTTTAGGTAGCAAACTTAGTGCCAGACCCTTTCGGGCACGAGCACGTCGGGACCCCTCGGGATGTTAACCGAAATACCTCTTTGAATATATTCATATTCGGAAGAACATATTCATTAAACCATTAAATGAATATGTTTATGGAAAAATGAATATGTTTATGATATAATAAATATATTCATAAGAAGATCAAATGAATATATTTATAGAGGAGTGAATAAGTTTATGATGTCATTTAGAGATGAAAAATTAAAAAATGAAGAAGTTCCAATGGATATAGTAAGTTTAATAGGAAAGATAAATGAATATAAAGGGAAGCAAAATTTATATTTAGACCAATCTCCACAAGTATTAGAAAAGTTAAAAGAAGTAGCAGTAGTTCAAAGTACTAAAGCATCAAATAGTATAGAAGGAATAGTTATTACAGATAAGCGTTTAAAAGAGATTATGCATGATAATACAGTACCTAAAGATCGTTCTGAAGGTGAAATTGCAGGTTATAGAGATGTATTAAATACTATTCATACTTCATATGATGCTATTCCGATAAACCCTAATATAATTTTGCAGTTTCATAGAGATTTATATAAATTTGTTTCTGCTGAAGGAGGAAAATGGA includes the following:
- a CDS encoding helix-turn-helix transcriptional regulator: MDHNEVKKTLMQNPDVKKEYNDLDVMYEIKKQIIKYRIENNLSQKELAEKIGTKQSAISRLENDDYNPSIEFLDKVANALGKKLEIRFH
- a CDS encoding DUF3024 domain-containing protein yields the protein MALDDLQQKRVKKILDIFCENRVPERVKNQIKLDYNIRGNYVTLIEKRSHYKDPKKWTKQKIAQFRFNPGDNKWSLYWWRHNGKWYKYNEIEPSNNLQKLVDEVDEDPTSIFWG